A single region of the Salvia splendens isolate huo1 chromosome 18, SspV2, whole genome shotgun sequence genome encodes:
- the LOC121777518 gene encoding polcalcin Ole e 3-like → MGDDDPQDVADRERLFKHFDANGDGQISANELGDALKTLGCVTPEEVQNMMVEIDSDGDGFISYEEFTTFARANRGLVKDVAKIF, encoded by the coding sequence atgggCGATGATGATCCACAAGATGTGGCCGACCGGGAGCGGCTCTTCAAGCATTTCGACGCCAACGGTGATGGCCAGATCTCGGCCAACGAGCTCGGTGACGCCCTCAAGACGCTGGGCTGCGTCACCCCTGAAGAAGTCCAGAACATGATGGTCGAAATCGACTCTGATGGTGACGGCTTCATCTCCTACGAAGAGTTCACCACCTTCGCTCGTGCAAATAGGGGACTAGTCAAGGATGTGGCCAAGATATTCTAA
- the LOC121777517 gene encoding probable serine/threonine-protein kinase PBL7, with translation MGFSRNSCIDATEPPQFLVKTQALCGDQLLYDCESSELDDCEVKFKSLLHKMFWDFGLGCVIPRRQRRSSGKKEEKVGRGLDHNKAWLLAESGGCAAEEPHSVHSSFRFSLCSQVELESMAVNRINTATVLMVNLDNDLLTDSKSEDLKWRRIASLERRISPLAHSLIRFSYSDILSATRNLSKGRVLGRGALSCVFRGRVGFMRRAVAIKRLERDDKESSKAFCRELMIASSLHNPHIVPLVGFCLDAEMGLFLVYKYVSGGSLERSLHGKKRGCPALPWPVRYKVALGIAEAIYYLHNGTERCVVHRDIKPSNILVSSKKTPKLCDFGLATWTPAPSVPFLCKTVKGTFGYLAPEYFQHGKVSDKTDVYAFGVVLLELITGRKPIESSRGPGEENLVQWAKPLLQQGGVEKLLDPRLVFTLKSTSQVTRMARAAAACINNESRRPEMGEIVTILKGDESGALTRSKTLKNSVNDSHFELLRTKSEMKNHFALAMLGVDLDDEDSLDCR, from the exons ATGGGTTTTTCAAGAAATAGTTGCATCGACGCCACGGAGCCTCCGCAATTTCTTGTAAAGACTCAAGCTTTATGTGGTGATCAGTTGTTGTATGACTGTGAGAGCTCTGAATTGGACGATTGCGAGGTAAAGTTCAAGTCTTTGCTGCACAAGATGTTCTGGGATTTCGGCCTGGGTTGTGTGATCCCCCGCCGCCAGCGGCGGAGCTCCGGCAagaaggaggagaaggttgGGCGGGGTTTGGACCACAACAAGGCCTGGCTGCTGGCGGAGTCCGGCGGCTGCGCGGCGGAGGAGCCGCACTCGGTTCACTCCTCTTTCAGGTTCAGCTTGTGCTCTCAGGTTGAGCTGGAGTCCATGGCTGTGAATCGAATCAACACTGCCACAGTTTTGATGGTGAATTTGGATAATGATTTGTTGACTGATTCTAAATCAGAAGATTTGAAATGGAGAAGAATTGCGTCTCTGGAGAGGAGGATTTCCCCCTTGGCCCATTCTCTGATTAGGTTCAGCTACTCTGATATCCTCTCTGCCACCAGAAATTTATCCAAAG GTAGGGTGTTGGGGAGAGGGGCATTGAGCTGTGTGTTTAGAGGGAGAGTGGGATTCATGAGGCGTGCTGTGGCGATCAAGAGGTTGGAGAGGGACGATAAGGAGTCGTCCAAGGCGTTTTGCAGGGAATTGATGATTGCTAGCTCTTTGCATAACCCTCACATTGTTCCACTGGTAGGGTTCTGTTTAGATGCTGAGATGGGCTTGTTTTTGGTGTACAAGTACGTCTCCGGTGGAAGCTTGGAACGATCCTTGCACG GGAAGAAGAGGGGTTGTCCGGCTCTGCCATGGCCGGTTAGGTACAAGGTCGCACTGGGGATTGCTGAGGCAATTTACTACTTGCACAATGGAACGGAAAGATGTGTTGTTCACAGGGACATAAAGCCCTCAAACATCCTCGTTTCCTCCAAGAAGACGCCCAAA TTGTGTGACTTTGGCTTGGCAACATGGACTCCTGCGCCTTCGGTGCCATTCCTTTGCAAAACGGTTAAAGGAACATTTGG ATACTTGGCTCCGGAATACTTCCAGCATGGGAAAGTGTCGGATAAAACTGATGTATATGCCTTTGGCGTCGTGCTCTTGGAACTCATCACTGGTAGGAAGCCGATTGAGTCCAGCAGAGGGCCAGGAGAAGAGAATCTGGTTCAATGG GCAAAGCCCCTATTGCAACAAGGAGGTGTAGAAAAACTGCTAGATCCACGGCTCGTATTCACCCTGAAGAGCACGAGTCAAGTTACACGGATGGCACGAGCTGCAGCTGCTTGCATAAACAACGAGTCGAGGAGGCCGGAGATGGGAGAGATTGTCACGATATTAAAAGGAGACGAATCCGGTGCCTTAACAAGAAGCAAGACTCTCAAGAATAGTGTCAACGATTCTCACTTTGAGTTGCTGCGGACAAAGAGTGAAATGAAAAATCACTTCGCCTTGGCGATGCTCGGAGTTGATCTCGATGACGAAGACAGCCTTGATTGCCGGTGA